CATCACATAGGTTTTCCCATTTGAATCCGTAACAAATTTGTAAAAAGTAAACTTCGTCCATCTGATGTCAAGCTCGTTCAAATTTCATTTCCTCCCGAAAAAATTAAATAAAAGTCATTATTACTTCATTATATACTGTAGGATTTTAATTGACTATTCTTTTCATAAAAAAGAACCCAGCATTACTGCCAGGTTCGGTTGCATCATCGGCCACTGTAGCCGAGTATTCTATTTTATTCTTCTACCCCTAGTAATAGGTTCACTAGGATGTCCACTGTCACATTACCGAAGTAACGGCGGATGTCGATGGCTTCGAAGGCTTTTGTTAAGTCTTCGCGGTTGTATCCTACGCCTACAAGGGCTTTTTCTACATCGCTGATTTCACCAAGACCGAAGAAGTCTCCGTTAATCTTAATGTCTTTGATGGCATTCTTTTCAACATTCAAGCTGAACTCGATTTGTCCGGCTGGTGTACGTTTGGACTGTTTGAATTCGAATTTTGGATTTTTTCCGTAGTTCCAATCCGGGTTGTTGAAGTACTTTCTGCGTAATTCTTCTACACGCACCCAGTCTTCATCCGTTAGAACATACTCTTTAATCGTTGATGTATCTTCCACATTGAAGATGTTTTTCAAGAGTACTTCGCGGAATTGTAAGATGTCTAAGTCTTGGTATTCAGGCGCTAAGTACGGTTTGATATTTGTCACGCGTGAACGAACCGACTTGATTCCTTTTGACTCGATTTTCTCTTGTTTTGGACGTAAAATTTGTGGCAAAATGCTCACATCTAGATCCAACATTAATGTTCCGTGCGCTGTTAAACGGCCATTGTTTGAATACATCGCATTTCCAGAAAATTTCTTACCGTCAATCAGAAGGTCGTTACGTCCTTGTAACTCTGCCCCTGTCGCTCCCATCTTATGGAGGGCTTCAATCACTGGTTCTGTGAATTTCCCAAAGTCACGGAAGCTATCGCCATCATCTTCTGTAATGAAGCAGAAGCAAATATTTCCCATATCGTGATATACGGCTCCACCACCTGAGAAACGACGAACGACTTGTACGCCAAGTTTATCAACACCATCTTGATTGATTTCTTCGATGGTATTTTGGTTTTTCCCGATGATAATCGCATTTTCGTTAATATAAAATAACAGAATTGGTTCATCGAGTTTCTTCTCATTTAATAAGAAATATTCGATGGCTAAGTTTGTCGTTGCATCGTAGATTTCTTTCCCATTTCGTTGATTTTTTACATAAAACATCTAAAAATCCCCTCGCTTTTACTGATATCACTAGCGCTATCATACCATAACCGCCCTCCTCACACATAAGAAAGAAGCTTGATTTTACACTATTTTTACTCCACTCCAACACGCAATTACCATATATGGTAATTGCAGCCTTTCATAGTCAGTCAACCGGAAATCCCGCATTGATGTTTCCTCGAATTCTTGCGGTTTTATAGTAACTGTAACGTGATTCGCATTGAATGTGAATTACGCGGAGTTGGACCATTCCAAACTCCGCGTTTGAAGCTTCAAAGGTGTAAGACCCAGACTTACACCGTTGCAACGTTATAGTTACTATCAAAAATCCGCAAGAAGAATGAGGAAACATAAAAAGCGCACCCTTTTGATATGTACCCCCTTTACTGGACAAACCAGTAAAGGGGGTATTTATTATGCGTTACTCATTTGAATTCAAAATGAAATGTGTAGAATTATATCGACAAGGAATATGGGCCGAAACGCCTGAAAAAGTTATGAAAAGGAGTTTCCAAAGAAAAATACTGGATTGGGATAAAATTGAAAAAATTCACGGACCTAAAGGATTAGAGCGCGTTAAAAGGCAAAGAAAATGGACAGCAGAAGAAAAATTGACATTTATTCTACAGGTTTTAAACGGGAAGACTCTTTCAGAGGTTTCTTTTCCAGCAGGAATTAGTCGCGGATTATTAAGTTCTTGGGTTCACAAGTACCTAACTTATGGATATAATGGTCTAAAGAATGAGAAACGTAGACAAGCATTATCTAAGGAGCTTATTATGAATAAAAAGGCTGTGACTGGTAACCTTTCAGAATCCGAACGAGAAGAATTAGTTCGATTACGTGAGCGAAATGCATATTTAGAAGCTGAAATTGCTGTTATAAAAAAACTGAGAGCCTTGAGAAAAGAACAGGAAGCTGCGCTTCTCAAGGCGCGAAAGCAGCGATCATCAAGGAACTTCGAGAAGTAGGATACCAACTAAAATATCTTCTTAAAGCGATGAAAATGGCTAAATCTACTTATTATTTTGAATTAAATAAAGTAGATGCTGTGGCTGAAAAGAATGGGGATTTATTATTGGAAATCCAAACAATCTTTCATGAAAATAAAGGTAGATATGGTGTTAGAAGAATTTACCAAGAACTTCGTCGTAGAGGTTACGTTGTTAATCATAAAAGAATTCAACGTCTGATGCATATAAATGATTTGTTTGGAAAACGCCCTAAACAAAAATACCATTCTTATCGTGGTAGTGTTGGAAAAGTTGCTGATAATATTATTAACAGAGATTTTGTGGCCAAAAGGCCTCTTCAAAAATGGAGTACAGATGTATCTCAATTCACTTTTTCTTGGGGAAAATGTTTCTTTTCTCCAATCTTAGATATGTCTACTAATGAAATAATCTCCTATGATCTTTCTCTAAGCCCCGACTTAGAACAGATTCAAAGGATGCTAAATAGAGCTTTCAAAAAATTCCCTGATGTTAATGGATTGATTCTCCATTCTGATCAAGGTTGGCAATATCAACACGCATTTTACCAAAGATCATTAAATGAACGAGGGATTATTCAATCAATGTCCCGAAAAGGAAATTGTTATGATAATTGCATTATAGAAACGTTTTTCGCCAGAATGAAGAACGAAATGTTCTACGGTTTTGAAATGGAATATTCTACCTTTAAGGAATTTCAAACGGCTGTGGAAGAATATATAGATTATTACAATAACAAAAGAATTCAAGAAAAAACAAAATGGATGCCCCCTGTTCTATACAGGGAAACATCCATGTGTTCAGCTTAATTTAAAAATGTGTCCAGGATTCTGGGTACATATCATTTCGAGGATGCGCTTTGCTCAGTGTTAGTATGCCCATGCGATTAATAAGTAGATGAAGCTTGAACCAAACATATCTGCCAATGCGTGCATAAGGAAGAATGGTAATAGGTTTTTCATCACTTTTTTGTACATGAAATAGTAGAATAATCCATACACGACTCCGATAACCATTGCCCACAACATTCCTTGATACGTATGGAATGAGAATCGAACAAGGGTTGAGAACGCCAAGGCCTTCCACTGATGCTCTTCCTTCACCGATGTCATTAATCCAAGGAAGAAGAACTCTTCGTAGAAACCATTTAACAGCCCATAAGCGCTGGGTCGAAGTAATTATATTCGCCGCTCAGCGTGGTTACGACATCGCCAAACAGTCCGACAATCGTGAATAATACCGGTACCCAGATGAGTACGGACCAGTGAAAACGGACCTTCAACTGCTTGAAGTCGTAATGACGGATGACTAAGTACAAGAGTGCAATCGCTAGTAGGTAAAGTTACTCGAATACGCTGCCCCGTCGCTATAGGACGTTGTCGTCTCCGTATACTACTGGACCACTTCCGTTACAGATTGTAAACTCTGTAGAAATTGTTGTGTGGATCGGATGATAAACTCCCCGAACATGATCATCGTCACGATGAGGATGTCAACCCACTTTAAAGTTTTTAATGGTTCTTTTGGTCTGATTTTAGTTAAGACAGTCATGATTGGTTCCCTCTTTTCCTTATTGTATCAAAACACTGTTCTATTGAAAGAAAATCGCTTGTTTCTTTTGGCGTCTTCCTTAATAAGAGAGTACTCCTTAAAACTAAAATGAACCTAAAACAAAAATCTACAAAAAAAGTGACTCCTAATAAGAAGTCACTGACTAATCTTCTAAAAGAAACGTCTCGGTATTTCGATGAACAAGATTACAAGAAGTCCATTATAAAGGCTGTGTAATAAAATTGCGTCAAACAAACTTCTTCTTCGTTCATACACAAGAAAAAAAACAATAGAACCAATAAGATAAGCTAAAAACTGTATCCAATTATGGATATAAGTCGGAAAATGAACAGCTGTAAATAGAATTGATACAATGGACATTCTAACAAAAGTATTCACTTTTCCTCGAAGTAAATTATTCAGAAATCCTCTATAAAAAAGTTCTTCAATCAAAGGTGCAAAACAAACGATTCTTAGTACTTCTAAAGCAAAAATATATTTATCTGTTGTAAGTGGTAGACCTGCCCTAAAGAAAAAATCAACTAGTTTTGATCGACCTGTCCCATAAGCCATTGAACTCCACAAATTATAAATAAAATAGCTTGAAAATGTGAGAGCAATATACGTTACAAAAACAAAAATTAAATCCATCAGTTGAAACTTTCTTTTTACTGTTGGCTTAAATAATTTTGTGTGTACTTTGTACATACAAAATACCAAAATGCCACCGCAAATAATCGTAACAATTAACTCCCACATATCCGCTTGACGACCTAGATTCCACAAATTCATTTTGAACACAAATTCAATTCCTTCATTTATGGCAATCTTCATTACAAAAAAGAATAGAACCCAAAGCGGTTTTTTCAATCGAGCACCCATTTACTTCTACCTCATATGTTTTTTCCTTATACTACCGTTTTATAGCAGACACTGTCAATATGAGATTCTAAAAAAAGCAGACTAGCGTTTTACTAGTCTGCTCCATTCATTATTTCTGACGGATGGTAAATCCTTTGTCAGATTTCTTTTTGTTGTTACGGCGGCGAGAATCTTTCCCTTTATATCCGCGTGTATATTCGTCTTCTAAGCCACGGCCACGACGATCTTCTTTACGCTTGAAGCTTCCTTTTCCGTTACGTCCGCGGTTGTCTTTACGGTCATTACGGTTGTAGTTTCCACGGCTGTTGCCACGTTTGCGGCTTGGCAATGGACGTTCTGGCGTGATTTTAACTGGAATTTCAGTTGGATCTTTAATCATGCTCTTAAGTAATAGAGCTGCCAATTCTTCTGGTTCGTACTCGTCTAATAAGTAAGAGACCGCTTCTTTGAAACGTCTTGGTTCCACAGTTTTCATCATTTCGTCGATAGACTCGATGGCTGTTTTTGTTTGTCCTTCCAAGGCTTCTGTTTGCGTTGGTGGACGAAGACTTGTCATACGTTTGCGTGTTAATTCTTCAATCACACGTAGGTAATCCATTTCGTTTGGTGTCACGAATGTTACAGACATTCCTTCTTGACCCGCACGACCTGTACGTCCGATACGGTGTACATAGCTTTCTGGGTCTTGTGGGATATCGTAGTTATAGACGTGTGTAACGCCAGAGATATCTAGTCCACGTGCCGCAACGTCTGTAGCGACTAAGATGTCTAAATGGTTGTTCTTGAAGTCACGAAGAACGCTCATACGTTTTTGTTGGCTTAAGTCCCCGTGGATTCCTTCTGCACGGTAGCCACGCATTTCAAGTCCGCGTGCTAATTCATCTACACGACGTTTTGTACGTCCGAATACGATAGTTAATTCAGGCGTTTGAACGTCTAATAAACGTGTCATAATATCGAATTTCTCGTAGTCTTTACATTTTACGAAATATTGATCGATTAATGTCGCAGTCATCTCATTTGATTTGATACGAACATGCTCTGGATCTTTCATAAATTGAACACCGATACGTTTAATATCATCTGGCATTGTTGCAGAGAATAAAAGCGTTTGGCGGTTTTCTGGAACTTGTTTGATAATCGATTCGATATCTTCTAAGAATCCCATGTTTAACATTTCATCCGCTTCGTCTAAGACAAGTGTTTCCACTGCCCCTAGTTTCAATGTACGGCGTGAAATGTGGTCTAATAAACGACCTGGAGTTCCCACAACGATTTGTGGATTCTCTTTTAATTGGCGAATTTGACGGTTAATGTCCGCTCCACCGTAAACCGCTTGTACACGAATTTTTTTGTCGCGTCCGAGACGGAACAATTCTTCTTGTGTTTGAATCGCAAGTTCACGAGTTGGTGCGATGACAAGTCCTTGTACGCCTTTTTTACTTGGGTCGATTTTTTGAAGCATTGGCAAACCAAATGCGGCTGTTTTACCAGTCCCTGTTTGCGCTTGCCCAATCACATCTAAGCCT
This Granulicatella adiacens ATCC 49175 DNA region includes the following protein-coding sequences:
- a CDS encoding DEAD/DEAH box helicase — its product is MKFNELGLDSALLESIEKMGFEEATPIQAQTIPKALQGLDVIGQAQTGTGKTAAFGLPMLQKIDPSKKGVQGLVIAPTRELAIQTQEELFRLGRDKKIRVQAVYGGADINRQIRQLKENPQIVVGTPGRLLDHISRRTLKLGAVETLVLDEADEMLNMGFLEDIESIIKQVPENRQTLLFSATMPDDIKRIGVQFMKDPEHVRIKSNEMTATLIDQYFVKCKDYEKFDIMTRLLDVQTPELTIVFGRTKRRVDELARGLEMRGYRAEGIHGDLSQQKRMSVLRDFKNNHLDILVATDVAARGLDISGVTHVYNYDIPQDPESYVHRIGRTGRAGQEGMSVTFVTPNEMDYLRVIEELTRKRMTSLRPPTQTEALEGQTKTAIESIDEMMKTVEPRRFKEAVSYLLDEYEPEELAALLLKSMIKDPTEIPVKITPERPLPSRKRGNSRGNYNRNDRKDNRGRNGKGSFKRKEDRRGRGLEDEYTRGYKGKDSRRRNNKKKSDKGFTIRQK
- a CDS encoding CPBP family intramembrane glutamic endopeptidase, whose translation is MGARLKKPLWVLFFFVMKIAINEGIEFVFKMNLWNLGRQADMWELIVTIICGGILVFCMYKVHTKLFKPTVKRKFQLMDLIFVFVTYIALTFSSYFIYNLWSSMAYGTGRSKLVDFFFRAGLPLTTDKYIFALEVLRIVCFAPLIEELFYRGFLNNLLRGKVNTFVRMSIVSILFTAVHFPTYIHNWIQFLAYLIGSIVFFLVYERRRSLFDAILLHSLYNGLLVILFIEIPRRFF
- a CDS encoding IS3 family transposase, giving the protein MKELREVGYQLKYLLKAMKMAKSTYYFELNKVDAVAEKNGDLLLEIQTIFHENKGRYGVRRIYQELRRRGYVVNHKRIQRLMHINDLFGKRPKQKYHSYRGSVGKVADNIINRDFVAKRPLQKWSTDVSQFTFSWGKCFFSPILDMSTNEIISYDLSLSPDLEQIQRMLNRAFKKFPDVNGLILHSDQGWQYQHAFYQRSLNERGIIQSMSRKGNCYDNCIIETFFARMKNEMFYGFEMEYSTFKEFQTAVEEYIDYYNNKRIQEKTKWMPPVLYRETSMCSA
- a CDS encoding transposase produces the protein MRYSFEFKMKCVELYRQGIWAETPEKVMKRSFQRKILDWDKIEKIHGPKGLERVKRQRKWTAEEKLTFILQVLNGKTLSEVSFPAGISRGLLSSWVHKYLTYGYNGLKNEKRRQALSKELIMNKKAVTGNLSESEREELVRLRERNAYLEAEIAVIKKLRALRKEQEAALLKARKQRSSRNFEK
- a CDS encoding lipoate--protein ligase, whose protein sequence is MFYVKNQRNGKEIYDATTNLAIEYFLLNEKKLDEPILLFYINENAIIIGKNQNTIEEINQDGVDKLGVQVVRRFSGGGAVYHDMGNICFCFITEDDGDSFRDFGKFTEPVIEALHKMGATGAELQGRNDLLIDGKKFSGNAMYSNNGRLTAHGTLMLDLDVSILPQILRPKQEKIESKGIKSVRSRVTNIKPYLAPEYQDLDILQFREVLLKNIFNVEDTSTIKEYVLTDEDWVRVEELRRKYFNNPDWNYGKNPKFEFKQSKRTPAGQIEFSLNVEKNAIKDIKINGDFFGLGEISDVEKALVGVGYNREDLTKAFEAIDIRRYFGNVTVDILVNLLLGVEE